Proteins from a genomic interval of Pecten maximus chromosome 13, xPecMax1.1, whole genome shotgun sequence:
- the LOC117340535 gene encoding BEN domain-containing protein 3-like, producing the protein MSEMIGRKLDAMNRRQDRMEISLRRIEKLDRVLRIFPTTAASPIHQEEYMDNQSLPQTSVSDDEFLDIPVQWRFSLIELKQINLHSTGPGNFAKNICIKLYPELFGPDNLRYQYSFFGGGPLQKKELDHVRKSYLARYVLYFHPDVKDADMWKSKVVPKINEYLRRSNQRKE; encoded by the coding sequence ATGTCAGAGATGATTGGAAGGAAACTGGATGCGATGAACAGGCGACAAGACAGGATGGAGATTTCTCTGAGACGAATAGAGAAGTTAGACAGGGTTTTACGGATATTCCCAACTACAGCTGCCTCTCCGATTCACCAGGAGGAATATATGGACAACCAGTCACTCCCCCAAACCAGTGTATCGGACGATGAATTTTTGGACATCCCTGTTCAGTGGCGCTTCTCCTTAATTGAGCTGAAGCAAATTAACTTACACAGCACTGGACCAGGAAATTTCGCCAAGAATATATGTATCAAACTTTACCCTGAATTATTTGGCCCAGACAACCTGCGCTACCAATATTCCTTTTTCGGTGGTGGACCCTTACAGAAAAAGGAACTGGATCATGTCAGGAAAAGCTACCTGGCTAGATATGTTCTGTATTTTCATCCGGATGTGAAGGACGCCGATATGTGGAAATCAAAAGTTGTGCCCAAGATAAACGAGTACCTGAGACGAAGCAACCAAAGGAAGGAGTGA